ATGGGAGTGCCTTCCTTGAGCGCATCACCTAGAAGAAGTTTAGCTAcaaataaagagaaattcaCAGGTCAAATATCATTTCTAATTTACTCTCAAGTATTTGAAGTAAAGCATGAGTAGAGTTCCAGGTTGCAAAAGACATTGGTCAAGACAGCGTAACTATGGCAATTGAGTAGAATATATAAACTCAAGAAGTGTCTTCATGGAATATGCTATAGATTAAGTACTTACCTATACCCCCAGCAAGAAACGACTCGTGAAAAACAGAAGCATCGACAACAAGTCCAATACCATCACTAGGTGGCAAGACAAATCCTACAAGGAAAAGAACAAAACCCAAGGCAAACCCTGCTAAAGGTCCTGCTGCTGCAACCTTTAAAAGATCTTCTCGTTTGGGCACAATATTTACTATCCTTGTAATAGCGCCAAAAGAGCCTATCTGCCAATCAAGGCAGTTCATTAGACCTCCTGTACATGttttaaaaagaacaaaaagaaaagatgatgTAATAAAGTGCTTGGTCTTGCTGCCAGCTACCAACTTGTAAgcacaagagaaagaaaaaattcctCCAGTTAAGTAGCAGGACAGCACAgccaaatataatatatttcacCTGCCAGCTTGGTACAAAATATGGCACCCCCAACTTGACATCACTGCTTTTCGCAACTAATATGTGGCCGACTTCATGTACCCCAAGAATAAGTGCGGTTATAAGGGCTCCAGAAAGGCCATCCTTTAGCAACTCAAGATTGTCAAAAGTCGATCTGAGGCATTTTAAATAGTAGTATTCTCATAAGTAAATAGAAGGCTAATAGTTCTGCACTACAAATAAGTCGTACAGGCCAAAGAGAATGCATAAACAATGcattaaaaatgataatgaCAAGCTAAGAAAAGGTAAATGATAGGATATATTGCTGAGACTTTAGTAGaagaaatgaattttattatagaGATCAAGGATTTCAAAAAAATGAACAGAAGGAACCCAGAAAGAAAAGTATATGTTTAAATACATGCCTAAGAGAACCATGAAAAACACAAATCAATTGCatctatatacatatatagatACAAGCATAAACATTTAACTCAAacgaaaaattaaaacatattgAAACATTAGCGCAGGATGATGAAATTAAGataacaaattttattatttcaaagaaaggaaagaaaatgatatgcAATTGTGTTGCGTATTGCTTAAAGAAATCACAGCTCATATCATAATATTTGATGACAAAACATGGGTGAATAAAATGCATACAATAAGTTGGACTGTAATGCCGGCACATTACGGAGAAGTAATGTGAAAATTGTAACAAGTCCAAAAGCACCAGCTGCAAACCACTCTGGCACAGCTGCAAACAATAACACCAAACCCATTATGTCTAAAACCATAAGTTATGATGGAATAATATCTGTTCCCTCATTCTGGATAACAAATTCTTGAAGCAGTATGCTGTGGGAACTAAACAATTACCTGTTGTCTCTGGTTGCAGGGTCTTTCTTGGAACAACAACTGCCACTGGTCTATCATCCTCTGGATTAACTAGAAGGAAAAGCCTATACTCATCCCCAAATTTATTCTGTGCATAGATGTGTAGgtaatataagataataaggTTAACTTCATAATACAGAAATTTGACAAcaaatttttttgaagaaaGTGATAGAAGAAGCAAAAACACACCTGCATCCTGTTTGTTAATTTCTCATAGCTTTTAGCAGCCTTTCCTCTCAGGTTTCCTTTAAACAATACTCCTCCCTATCAAAGGTATATTAACAAGACCAACAACTAACAAAAAAATCCATAAAACAATTGCatgtgttttatattttatactattcCTCGAGCACCTTTTGAAAAGATTCAGTTTCCACTTGTTTATAAAGAAACACAGATatcataaaaatcttaatcATCAACCATAATTCAAATCTCAATAGCAACTTGATTTGTTTTATCCCCTTTTAGAGAATGGATCTAAATGCAGAAACGAATGATATGCATGTCATTAGCTCACCTCATATGGCTCCTGGCTTGTCACAAAAAAGGTATCAAATCCAAATACTTGGTCCTTAAGAATATCAATTGTTCCCTTAGGAATCCTGAATGATTCATCCAGTTGCTGTGTCTGTTCaggaaattataaaaagatgtaAGCAGAACAGGCATTGAGAGAGAATGTTCTTACTGTAGGTAGGACTATAACATCTATCACAATCACCTTCACACCTGGAAGAGGAGACCCACTAGCAACATTTTCAGCATCAGCATCCTGTTTCAAATTGAAAACTTTACTCAGTATGGGCCAGAGGaatcaataatatttcttGCTCCCCAAATCAAAGGTATTGATACAAGCCATTAAGGAATTTAAAGTAGCTATATGGGTCAATGgcattataaaatataatgtgATAATCAGAAGCCAACATGGTGGCGATTATCTATCGTTTGGGTTTGATTGTTGTTGTGAAAAATCATTTTGAAGGAGCACAATTTCccaattaaaaaacaaaataacacACTAACATACTAGTTACAAGGGAAAGGAAATGCAAGTGATGTTCAGCCATGTGCttatttaatacaaaaaatttatgGCCATAAAGCAAGTACCTGAGTGCTACTTTCGGAATTAGTCTGCTCGTCATTGTTGCTTATTTGATTTACTACTCTAGGCTGAGAATCAGATTCGGAACTGACCTGCCCTGCCGAACCGGTGGTAGGTGGTGTCTCTCCTCCTTCATGGACTTCTTTTTCCTAGGAAGATTTGGATTAATTCAACATTAACCAATGGCCCTCTAAAGACTCAAATCCTGCCCCTCTTCCCCACCATCCCATCATCTTCCCcgtcagtaaataaataaaaacacaaaggCACAATTCAtcagattttaaaattgatctAGATTCTAAAGCCTTTTATACACTGATAGATATGTCAAATCAATGAATCACATTGAGTAGCTTTGTTAAAGACACTAGGTTGTATTTTCATCCACTTACTAGAAAACCATTAACAAAACAATGCTAAGGCATATTTGCAAATAAGCAAGTGCCTTCAAATTAAGCCCCCAATTACACATGATTTTCAGTTCAATTCCCATCAACCCCAAACTATACAGAAAAACCAAGATACCAAATTTCAAGAATTGGGTTTCAAAAATCAAATCCAAATCATCAAACTCAGCCTTCTAATCAATCACATCCTTAAAGATAACTACAACCAAAGTAATAAGCCAAAACATTCACTTTACCTTATCATTATTACCATCAGGTTCAGTCTCAGTCTCTGTAACTCTACAAACAATCACTCTCTTTTCAACAAACCtgacttaaaaaaaaaaacattaagaACTTGCTTGAAACATGACATAacttaataaaacaaataattaagaaaaaaagattcaAACTTTACCTTGAAACATGGTACAACTTGAAATCCCTTAAACGGCAACGTAACTTCCTCTGAGAAGTAACACTAACAGAACTAGTGCAAGAACTACAATGTGAAGATAATGGCAACAGCAAAGGAGTGAAATTCCCGCGAAAAGCAGCTATAAGACtcatgttttttttcttcttaaagaATGAAAGGGCAAAGAAATGATGTTTTTTACTTCAACTTGAATGCTAACTACATTGAATTTCTGAAGAAACTAGATTTTTTTAAGTGTGAAATTTGGAAGATTCAAGATTTTTGAGGTTTTATGTgagatattttctttcttgggaGTGACAAAGGATGGATAATTCTTGCTTTTGTTTCAAAGTGTTGTTTTGGTCTATGACTACACCCGCCTTAATGATATTTCTGGTTTTTGAGCATCTGGGTAGCGAATCACGGCTTGACATGTGGAAAAGTTTGTGGATTAATGAGGTCTCTTCCTTGGGCTTTTCTGAGAATATTGTCTTCTTTCGAGGGGTCACTTTTGGGTTTTGGGAAAATTTAGGGCTAAAAGTAGTGAAATTGAAAGATTCTGCTCGTGCAGTTGGTAAGGacaaaattgtaaaaataaaaagttcaaTAGCAAAACTTTCACAATGAGTAAGATCAAGTTATTTACCAATTAATTTTTGGAAAAAGGCTCCCAGGATCCCACAATGGGGGccattaatttttcattatatatgtataagtAATTATCTACTTGAAAAGAACTCTGAGCCTATACATTTAGcatttacatttttataatgTTTGTTATCACAGACCGTGAAAACAAACagcaatatttatttacatcaTAAAGTCTTTAGGAGGCACAAGTGAATTGACCTgcattttaaaaaagatttttctttttcttgttgtgttttaaaaattatttttcaacagAACTAtgcaaatttatatttttttttgcaaacaggttaataaaaatagtttataaaaactaaaatattcaGTCTACTAaatccaaaaaataattataaatctatttcttttaacacTCAATAGCAATTCTATTTCAACCCCCACATGCTTTTTGCATACAAAGTAAGTTAGCCTAAGATGTAGAAAACATGAAAGAGCAGACTAGCTAACATCACCTGCTCTTGCAAGAATCAGAAGTTAGTAGCTAGTGCTATTAAAGTCTACATATCTTCAGGCCTTACATCCCACCTCCTCTTGCGCCTCCTAGGAACAGTTGTCACAGAGAGTAACTTTGCTAACTTATACGGTAATGGCGCTGGTGTTAGTTCCACAAGATCCAACTCATTATCACTATCACTGATCCATCCATAGCAAGGTTTACGCCTTCGAACAGTAAGTGCATTGACTGGTTCTTGGGGTCGAAGAGAGGGGCTGCTGACCTTAAGTTTCTCAACTACATGAGAATCTCCACCATCTTTTCCTTCAGCATTGCTTATTTCCTTCTTCCTGGAGTCTTGGTCCAAGTTGATGTCCTTCCAGCTGCTTTCTTCTCCTCCAGGGAGTGGTAGAATGGCTGGAGCATTATTTTCTGTATAAGAGGAGCAGTAGTAAGTAATGAGTGTGAAATCCATATCTTGATTCAGGTTTGCTTTATCCTCGTCAGCTGTCAATTTAAAGGCACTAAATTCTTGAATGTTGCTGCCTCGGGTTCAAGAAATCTAAGGACTAGTTAGAATACAAGTTGTCAATTATCCCCATTACATAAaacatattcatatattagaACCACCATATGGTTGAATTAGTAGGCAACTCTTACATATGA
The nucleotide sequence above comes from Ricinus communis isolate WT05 ecotype wild-type chromosome 6, ASM1957865v1, whole genome shotgun sequence. Encoded proteins:
- the LOC8270460 gene encoding probable zinc metalloprotease EGY2, chloroplastic isoform X1, translating into MSLIAAFRGNFTPLLLPLSSHCSSCTSSVSVTSQRKLRCRLRDFKLYHVSRFVEKRVIVCRVTETETEPDGNNDKEKEVHEGGETPPTTGSAGQVSSESDSQPRVVNQISNNDEQTNSESSTQDADAENVASGSPLPGVKTQQLDESFRIPKGTIDILKDQVFGFDTFFVTSQEPYEGGVLFKGNLRGKAAKSYEKLTNRMQNKFGDEYRLFLLVNPEDDRPVAVVVPRKTLQPETTAVPEWFAAGAFGLVTIFTLLLRNVPALQSNLLSTFDNLELLKDGLSGALITALILGVHEVGHILVAKSSDVKLGVPYFVPSWQIGSFGAITRIVNIVPKREDLLKVAAAGPLAGFALGFVLFLVGFVLPPSDGIGLVVDASVFHESFLAGGIAKLLLGDALKEGTPISVNPLVIWAWAGMLINAINSIPAGELDGGRILFAIWGRKASARFTAVSIGLLGISALFNDVAFYWVVLIAFLQRGPIAPLSEEITDPEEKPGPNQWGDPVGLPPASDAARDRLSFKPLSFVNR
- the LOC8270460 gene encoding probable zinc metalloprotease EGY2, chloroplastic isoform X2 — protein: MSLIAAFRGNFTPLLLPLSSHCSSCTSSVSVTSQRKLRCRLRDFKLYHVSRFVEKRVIVCRVTETETEPDGNNDKEKEVHEGGETPPTTGSAGQVSSESDSQPRVVNQISNNDEQTNSESSTQDADAENVASGSPLPGVKTQQLDESFRIPKGTIDILKDQVFGFDTFFVTSQEPYEGGVLFKGNLRGKAAKSYEKLTNRMQNKFGDEYRLFLLVNPEDDRPVAVVVPRKTLQPETTAVPEWFAAGAFGLVTIFTLLLRNVPALQSNLLSTFDNLELLKDGLSGALITALILGVHEVGHILVAKSSDVKLGVPYFVPSWQIGSFGAITRIVNIVPKREDLLKVAAAGPLAGFALGFVLFLVGFVLPPSDGIGLVVDASVFHESFLAGGIAKLLLGDALKEGTPISVNPLVIWAWAGMLINAINSIPAGELDGGRILFAIWGRKASARFTAVSIGLLGISALFNDVAFYWVVLIAFLQRGPIAPLSEEITDPEEKYVSLGILVLLLGLLVCLPYPFPFTDEVLTSF